One Gloeothece verrucosa PCC 7822 DNA window includes the following coding sequences:
- a CDS encoding type 1 glutamine amidotransferase, which translates to METMELKIGWLYPTLMSTYGDRGNVICLQRRCQWRNIPVSIVPLDQQTEASEFQGVDIIVGGGAQDRQQEIVMRDLKGAKAEMIRDKIESGTPGVFTCGSPQLLGHYYEPALGQRIEGLGLLDLVSKHPGIEAKRCIGNVVFEITASPLAEDLKTLLGTSPVVIGFENHGGRTYLGNVAPLGKVIKGYGNNGEDGGEGAFYRHAIATYSHGPLLPKNPFIADWLIQKALEQKYQEAIILTKLDDSLAFQAREAMFKRLDLHQ; encoded by the coding sequence ATGGAAACAATGGAACTTAAAATAGGTTGGTTATATCCCACATTGATGAGTACATACGGCGATCGCGGAAATGTGATCTGTCTGCAACGGCGTTGTCAGTGGCGCAATATTCCGGTGTCTATTGTGCCTTTAGATCAACAAACCGAGGCAAGTGAATTTCAAGGGGTAGATATTATTGTAGGAGGAGGGGCGCAAGATCGACAGCAGGAAATTGTCATGCGGGATTTAAAAGGCGCAAAAGCCGAGATGATTCGGGATAAAATTGAATCGGGAACGCCGGGCGTGTTTACTTGTGGTTCTCCTCAACTGTTAGGCCATTACTATGAACCCGCTTTAGGACAACGCATTGAGGGACTAGGGTTACTCGACTTGGTGAGTAAACACCCAGGAATTGAGGCTAAACGTTGTATCGGTAATGTGGTTTTTGAAATCACCGCTTCTCCTTTAGCAGAAGACTTAAAAACCCTGTTGGGAACTTCCCCAGTGGTGATCGGTTTTGAAAATCATGGGGGACGGACTTATTTAGGCAATGTAGCCCCCTTGGGCAAAGTGATCAAAGGATATGGTAATAATGGAGAAGATGGCGGAGAAGGGGCTTTTTATCGCCATGCCATTGCTACCTATTCTCACGGACCCTTGTTACCGAAAAATCCTTTTATTGCTGACTGGTTAATTCAAAAAGCTTTAGAACAAAAGTATCAAGAAGCAATAATCTTAACAAAACTTGATGATTCTTTAGCATTTCAAGCCAGAGAAGCAATGTTTAAACGGTTAGACTTACACCAATAA
- a CDS encoding tetratricopeptide repeat protein — translation MMSDKNASSESWNVAGNAQKNIFEGNTAPIIKDTSGNVTINYANRESFLSGNPFKPPLPREGGLFGRKEDLERLHNLLQSGRNVCLVSGMGGVGKTELARFYAASEDCKTLFPGGVFYIDVRSGKDLAADLVVLTKYHFKGEIQHDLSPQQKLMACWDVWKRQTDKVLLILDDLSGLGKNVRQYLPPSDLVTVRLLMTSRETPDKPIPQELKLEVLLPSAARELLSSIIGRQRVDAELQETDKLCEELGYLPLALELVGYYLDDEDYQELSLSAMRVKLKEKVQHPSLSPEDVPMGMKATRGVQAAFDLSWDELTPQAKHLACVLGAFGDAAIHWGLVTAIYKILQGESFSEDNLKDRWLKSLRKLHLVRTVKTDIYNLHPLIRDYLGEQLKKHCQYSEIKQAFCDVFSNVARKVDQSIALETFNLIEPHLKKMIAWCEGNQDTQLAFSLNQLALLYYSQGRYEQAEPLYKQALELRKRLLGDNHPDVASSLNNLAGLYYSQGRYEQAEPLYKQALELRKRLLGDNHPDVASSLNNLAGLYSSQGRYEEAEPLYKQALELRKRLLGDNHPDVASSLNNLAGLYSSQGRYEEAEPLYKQALELRKRLLGDNHPNVATSLNNLAGLYDSQGRYEEAEPLYKQALELSKRLLGDNHPDVATSLNNLAGLYSSQGRYEQAEPLYKQALELSKRLLGDNHPDVATSLNNLAALYDSQGRYEEAEPLYKQALELSKRLLGDNHPNVATSLNNLAALYDSQGRYEEAEPLYKQALELIKRLLGDNHPDVATSLNNLAALYDSQGRYEEAEPLYKQALELRKRLLGDNHPNVASSLNNLAGLYDSQGRYEEAEPLYKQALELSKRLLGDNHPNVATSLNNLAGLYSSQGRYEEAEPLYKQALELRKRLLGDNHPNVATSLNNLAGLYYSQGRYEQAEPLYKQALQICEQTLGVAHPNSITIGGNYAQCLRRGR, via the coding sequence ATGATGTCGGACAAAAACGCGAGTTCTGAATCGTGGAATGTAGCTGGTAATGCCCAGAAAAATATCTTTGAGGGAAATACAGCCCCGATAATCAAAGATACCTCGGGAAATGTGACTATTAACTATGCTAATCGCGAAAGTTTCCTTTCGGGGAATCCCTTTAAACCGCCGCTACCCCGTGAGGGGGGATTATTTGGACGCAAAGAGGATTTAGAAAGGCTGCATAATTTGTTGCAAAGCGGCAGGAATGTTTGTCTGGTGTCGGGAATGGGTGGGGTAGGTAAAACGGAATTGGCGCGTTTTTATGCCGCTAGTGAAGATTGTAAAACCCTTTTTCCGGGTGGGGTGTTTTATATTGATGTCAGAAGTGGCAAGGATTTGGCGGCTGATCTTGTGGTGCTGACTAAGTATCATTTTAAGGGAGAAATTCAGCATGATTTATCTCCACAACAAAAATTAATGGCTTGTTGGGATGTCTGGAAGCGGCAAACAGATAAGGTGTTGCTAATTCTCGATGATTTGTCGGGTTTGGGGAAAAATGTTAGGCAATATTTACCTCCTTCGGATTTAGTAACTGTGCGGTTGCTGATGACTTCCCGAGAGACTCCTGATAAGCCTATTCCCCAAGAATTAAAGCTAGAAGTTTTGTTACCATCTGCGGCAAGAGAGTTATTGTCTTCGATTATTGGTAGACAAAGAGTTGATGCAGAACTACAAGAAACGGACAAGCTTTGTGAGGAGTTGGGTTATTTGCCTTTAGCGTTGGAACTGGTGGGTTATTATCTCGATGATGAGGATTATCAAGAATTATCCCTGTCAGCGATGCGGGTTAAGTTAAAAGAAAAGGTTCAGCATCCTTCTTTGTCACCGGAAGATGTACCGATGGGGATGAAGGCGACAAGAGGTGTTCAAGCGGCATTTGATCTCAGTTGGGATGAGTTGACACCGCAAGCTAAACATCTCGCTTGTGTGTTGGGTGCGTTTGGGGATGCGGCTATTCATTGGGGTTTGGTGACAGCAATATATAAAATTTTACAAGGAGAGTCCTTTAGTGAGGATAATCTTAAAGACCGTTGGTTAAAATCTCTGCGAAAGCTTCACCTCGTCCGCACTGTAAAAACGGATATTTATAATTTGCATCCCCTCATTAGGGATTATTTGGGGGAACAGTTGAAAAAGCATTGCCAATACAGCGAGATTAAACAGGCTTTTTGTGATGTGTTTAGTAATGTTGCTAGGAAGGTTGATCAATCTATTGCTCTTGAGACATTCAATCTGATTGAACCCCATTTAAAAAAAATGATAGCTTGGTGTGAGGGGAATCAAGACACTCAATTGGCTTTTTCCTTAAATCAATTAGCTTTACTCTACTATTCCCAAGGCCGGTACGAGCAAGCAGAACCCCTGTATAAACAAGCCTTAGAACTGAGAAAACGCCTTTTAGGAGACAATCATCCGGATGTGGCAAGTTCCCTCAACAATTTAGCAGGACTCTACTATTCCCAAGGCCGGTACGAGCAAGCAGAACCCCTGTATAAACAAGCCTTAGAACTGAGAAAACGCCTTTTAGGAGACAATCATCCGGATGTGGCAAGTTCCCTCAACAATTTAGCAGGACTCTACTCTTCCCAAGGCCGGTACGAGGAAGCCGAACCCCTGTATAAACAAGCCTTAGAACTGAGAAAACGCCTTTTAGGAGACAATCATCCGGATGTGGCAAGTTCCCTCAACAATTTAGCAGGACTCTACTCTTCCCAAGGCCGGTACGAGGAAGCCGAACCCCTGTATAAACAAGCCTTAGAACTGAGAAAACGCCTTTTAGGAGACAATCATCCAAATGTGGCAACTTCCCTCAACAATTTAGCAGGACTCTACGATTCCCAAGGCAGGTACGAGGAAGCCGAACCCCTGTATAAACAAGCCTTAGAACTGAGTAAACGCCTTTTAGGAGACAATCATCCGGATGTGGCAACTTCCCTCAACAATTTAGCAGGACTCTACTCTTCCCAAGGCCGGTACGAGCAAGCCGAACCCCTGTATAAACAAGCCTTAGAACTGAGTAAACGCCTTTTAGGAGACAATCATCCGGATGTGGCAACTTCCCTCAACAATTTAGCCGCACTCTACGATTCCCAAGGCCGGTACGAGGAAGCCGAACCCCTGTATAAACAAGCATTAGAACTGAGTAAACGCCTTTTAGGAGACAATCATCCAAATGTGGCAACTTCCCTCAACAATTTAGCCGCACTCTACGATTCCCAAGGCCGGTACGAGGAAGCCGAACCCCTGTATAAACAAGCCTTAGAACTGATAAAACGCCTTTTAGGAGACAATCATCCGGATGTCGCCACTTCCCTCAACAATTTAGCCGCACTCTACGATTCCCAAGGCCGGTACGAGGAAGCCGAACCCCTGTATAAACAAGCCTTAGAACTGAGAAAACGCCTTTTAGGAGACAATCATCCAAATGTGGCAAGTTCCCTCAACAATTTAGCAGGACTCTACGATTCCCAAGGCAGGTACGAGGAAGCCGAACCCCTGTATAAACAAGCCTTAGAACTGAGTAAACGCCTTTTAGGAGACAATCATCCAAATGTCGCCACTTCCCTCAACAATTTAGCAGGACTCTACTCTTCCCAAGGCAGGTACGAGGAAGCCGAACCCCTGTATAAACAAGCCTTAGAACTGAGAAAACGCCTTTTAGGAGACAATCATCCAAATGTGGCAACTTCCCTCAACAATTTAGCAGGACTCTACTATTCCCAAGGCAGGTACGAGCAAGCCGAACCCCTGTATAAACAAGCCTTACAAATTTGTGAACAGACCCTAGGAGTAGCACATCCAAATAGTATAACTATTGGGGGAAATTATGCTCAATGTCTTCGTCGTGGAAGATAA
- a CDS encoding PIN domain-containing protein, whose amino-acid sequence MKIYLDTSALNRIFDDRSQVRIALEAIAVQSILLLIQEGTVELIASDALAYEISRNPYPQNKMTAFRILQLANSYQAFTTETLHRGQELEIGDNIGKLDALHLACAESQQVDFFITCDDRIIKRYKGIMRLCNPVDFILLMTQSGDTI is encoded by the coding sequence ATGAAAATCTACTTAGATACTAGCGCTCTCAATCGTATTTTTGATGATCGCTCTCAGGTACGTATTGCCCTTGAAGCTATAGCAGTACAATCTATTCTATTACTAATTCAAGAAGGTACTGTCGAACTAATTGCATCAGACGCACTTGCCTACGAAATCTCTCGCAACCCTTATCCCCAAAATAAGATGACTGCCTTCAGGATTTTGCAACTTGCTAACTCTTATCAAGCATTTACAACCGAAACGCTACATCGTGGGCAAGAACTGGAAATAGGCGATAATATTGGTAAACTAGATGCTTTACATCTAGCCTGTGCTGAGTCTCAACAAGTTGATTTCTTTATTACTTGCGATGATCGCATCATCAAACGCTATAAAGGTATAATGCGTTTGTGTAATCCTGTCGATTTTATTTTACTAATGACCCAATCAGGAGATACTATATGA